The following proteins come from a genomic window of Iamia sp. SCSIO 61187:
- a CDS encoding TerD family protein yields the protein MGVSLSKGGNVSLSKEAPGLNRILIGLGWDTRSTDGADFDLDASLFMLSAEGRVRSDSDFIFYNNLKSADGSVEHTGDNLTGEGEGDDEAIKVAVNSVPPDVDKLVVAVTIHDAQARGQNFGQVENAFIRVVNDENGTEIARYDLSEDASVETAMIFGEMYRHGAEWKFRAVGQGYTGGLGPLAQSYGINVG from the coding sequence ATGGGCGTGTCGCTGAGCAAGGGCGGGAACGTCTCCCTGTCGAAGGAGGCCCCCGGCCTCAACCGCATCCTGATCGGCCTGGGGTGGGACACCCGCTCGACCGACGGGGCCGACTTCGACCTCGACGCCAGCCTCTTCATGTTGAGCGCCGAGGGCCGGGTGCGGTCCGACTCGGACTTCATCTTCTACAACAACCTCAAGAGCGCCGACGGCTCCGTCGAGCACACCGGCGACAACCTCACCGGCGAGGGCGAGGGTGACGACGAGGCCATCAAGGTCGCGGTAAACTCGGTCCCGCCCGACGTCGACAAGCTCGTCGTCGCCGTGACCATCCACGACGCCCAGGCCCGCGGCCAGAACTTCGGCCAGGTCGAGAACGCCTTCATCCGCGTCGTCAACGACGAGAACGGCACCGAGATCGCCCGCTACGACCTCTCCGAGGACGCCTCGGTCGAGACGGCGATGATCTTCGGCGAGATGTACCGCCACGGCGCCGAGTGGAAGTTCCGGGCCGTGGGCCAGGGCTACACCGGTGGCCTGGGCCCACTGGCCCAGAGCTACGGCATCAACGTCGGCTGA